TCGACCCCTATCCGACGTACGAGCGGCTGCGCGCGCACGGCCCGGTGGCGCAGGCCGGTCCGGTCTTCTACGCGGTCACCGGCTATGCCGAGGCCGACGAGATCCTGCGCGACCCCCGGTTCGGGGTGATGGACGACGACCTGCGCGACCAGTTCCTGCCCGGTTGGCGGGACAGCCCGGCGGTGCTGTCGATCTCCCGCTCCATGCTGCGCACCAACCCGCCGGACCACAGCCGGATGCGGCGACTCGCGGCCGGCGCGTTCACGCCCCGCCGGATCGCCGGCCTGCGGGACGTGGCGGTGGCGCAGGCCGACGAGCTGATCGACCGGATGCGGGACCGGGGCCGCGCCGGGGAGCCGGTCGACTTCATGGCCGACTTCGCGTACCCGCTGCCGGTCGGCGTGATCTGCGCGCTGCTCGGCGTGCCGGCGGCGGACCGGCCGCTGTTCCGCCGGTGGGCGTCCGACCTGACCGGCGTGCTGGAGCCGGAGATCACGTCCGAGGAGCTGGCGGTCGCCGACCGCGGTGCCGTCGAGCTGCGCGACTACTTCGTCGAGCTGGTCGAGGCGCGCCGGCGCGCCCCGGCCGACGACCTGACCACCGCCCTGGTGCAGGTGCACGACGCCGACGGCGAGCGGCTCTCCGGAGACGAGCTGCTGGCCAACCTGGTGGTGCTGCTGGTGGCCGGTTTCGAGACGACCACCAACCTGCTCGGCAACGGCCTGGTGGTGCTGCTGGAGCATCCCCGGGCGGCCGCCGCGCTGCGCGGTCATCCCGAGTTCGCCCCCGACTACGTCGACGAGCTGCTGCGCTACGACTCACCCGTCCAGCTCACCTCGCGGATGAGCACCGCCCCGACCCGGTACGGCGGGCTCGACCTGCCCGCCGGCAGCTGGCTGATCCTCATGCTCGGGGCCGCCAACCGGGATCCCCGGCGCTATCCGGAGCCGCACCGGTTCGACCCGTGGCGGCCGCAGATCCACCCGCTCTCCTTCGGCGCCGGCCCGCACTACTGCCTCGGCGCGGGGCTGGCCCGACTGGAGGCGCAGGTGGCCTTCCCGCAGCTGCTGCGTCGGCTGCCCGGCCTGGCCCTGGCCGGCGAGCCGGAGCGCCGGGTCCGGCTGACCCTGCGCGGCTACGCCACCCTGCCGGTCACCGTGGGTGAGGAGCCCCCGGTCACCGATCGCGGTACGCCGGCCGGGGCGGCTCCGGGGACTCCGTAGACTGGTACGGCACCACCCGTCCCAGTTAAGGAGCCACCCCGCGTGACCGTTCAGCCCATCCGTCTGTTCGGGGATCCGGTGCTGCGCACGCCGGCCGATCCGGTGGTCGACTTCGACGTCGAGCTGCGCACGTTGATCGCCGATCTCACCGACACGATGCACGAGCAGGGCGGGGCCGGCCTGGCCGCGCCGCAGCTCGGGGTGGGCCTGCGGGTCTTCACCTTCGACGTCGACGACGTCGTCGGTCACCTGGTCAACCCGGTGCTGGAGTTCCCGGACGCCGAGGAGCAGGACGGCCCGGAGGGGTGCCTCTCCATCCCGGGCCTCTACTTCGACACCAAGCGCCGGCAGAACGTGATCGCCAAGGGCTTCAACGGCTACGGCGACCCGATGCAGATCGTCGGCACCGGGCTGATGGCCCGCTGCGTGCAGCACGAGACCGACCACCTCGACGGGGTGCTCTTCGTCGACCGGCTGGACCCGGCCGGCCGCAAGGCCGCGATGAAGGCGATCCGCCAGGCCGAGTGGTACGACCCGGCCACGCCGCCCACGGTCAAGCTGAACCCGCACGCCGCGGGGAACCCCTTCGGTCTGGGGCGGTGACCGGTATGCGTCTGGTCTTCGCCGGCACGCCGGCCGTCGCCGTTCCCGCTCTCGAGGCCGTCGCCGCGTCCGGCCACGAGCTGCTGGCCGTGGTCACCCGCCCCGACGCCCCGGCCGGGCGCGGTCGGGGTCTGGCCCGCTCGCCCGTCGGCGCCTGGGCCGACGCGCACGGCGTCGAGGTGCTCACCCCGGCGAAGCCCCGGGAGCCGGAGTTCCTGGACCGGCTCCGCGCGCTCGCCCCGGACTGCGTGCCGGTGGTCGCGTACGGGGCGCTGGTGCCGCCGGTGGCGCTGGAGATCCCCCGGCACGGCTGGGTCAACCTGCACTTCTCGCTGCTGCCGGCCTGGCGGGGCGCCGCGCCCGTGCAGCACGCCGTCCTGCACGGCGACGAGCTGACCGGGGCCAGCGTGTTCCAGCTGGAGGCCGGGCTGGACACCGGCCCGGTGTACGGCACGCTGACCGACGAGATCCGCCCGACCGACACCTCCGGTGACCTGCTGGAGCGGCTCGCCCACTCCGGGGCGGGGCTGCTGGTGGCCGTCCTCGACGCGATCGGGGCGGGCACCGCCCGCGCCGAGCCGCAGCCCGCCGACGGGGTGTCCCTGGCGCCGAAGCTGACCGTGGAGGACGCCCGGGTGCGCTGGGGTGATCCGGCCTTCGCCGTCGACCGGCGGATCCGTGCCTGCACCCCGGCCCCCGGGCCGTGGACGACCTTCCGGGGCGACCGGGTGAAGCTGGGTCCGGTGACCCCGGTGGCGAACGGCCCCGACCTGAAGCCCGGTGAGCTGCAGGTCGAGAAGTCCCGGGTGCTGGCGGGTACCGCCACCGTTCCGGTGCAGCTCGGCGAGGTGCGGGCGGCCGGCAAGAAGGCCATGTCGGCGAGCGACTGGGCGCGCGGCGTCCGCGTCGCCACCGGCGAGGAACCTCGCGTGACGGGGCCGTCGAGCCGCGGCGTGAACGCGTCGCCGACGAGGGGCCGGCGTGGCCCGGCGCGATCGTCCGACGGGCCGCGGGACGCCGGCCGCGGCGAGCGGTCGCCGAACGCGGCGACCAGTACCCGCGCGGGGACCGCCCGCGCGGCGGGCGGACCGGCGGGGACCGCGCGCGCGGCGGGGACCGCCAGGGGTTCGACCGGCGGCCGGTCCGACCGGCTGTCGACCTGCCCCGGCACGTCGCGTACCAGGCCGTCGCGGCGGTCCACCGGGACGACGCGTACGCCAACCTGGTGCTGCCGGCGATGCTGCGCGAGGAGGGGCTGGCCGGTCGGGACGCCGCCTTCGCCACCGAGCTGACCTACGGCACGCTGCGGCACACCGGCACCCTGGACGCGATCATCACCGACGCGGCCGGCCGGGACGTGCAGCGGATCGACCCGCCGGTACGCGACGCGCTGCGGATCGGGGCGTACCAGCTCCTGCACACCCGGGTGCCGGCGCACGCCGCGGTCTCCTCCACCGTCGACCTGGTCCGCTCGGTGGCCCCGGGGGCGACCGGGTTCGCCAACGCGGTGCTGCGGGAGATCACCACCCGGGACCACGACGGCTGGGTGGCGAAGCTCGCCCCGGACCGCCAGACCGACCCGGTCGGCCACCTGGCGCTGGCGTACAGCCACCCACAGTGGATCGTGCGGGCCTTCGCCGAGGCGCTCGGTGGGGACCTCGCCGAGACGGAACGGCTGCTCATCGAGGACAACGAGCGGCCACCGGTGCACCTGTGCGCGCGGCCCGGCCTGGCCGACCCGGTCGAGCTGGCCGACGAGGTGGGCGGCGCCCCGGGGGCGTTCTCCCCGTACGCCGTCTATCTGCCCGGCGGCGCGCCGGGCGACCTGCGCGCGGTCGTCGAGGGGCGGGCGCACGTCCAGGACGAGGGCTCCCAGCTGGTGGCGAACGCCCTGGCGAGCGCGCCACTGGACGGCCCGGACGGCCGCTGGCTGGACCTGTGCGCCGGCCCGGGCGGCAAGGCCGGTCTGCTCGGTGCGATCGCCGCACAACGGGGTGCCCGGCTGACCGCGGTGGAGGTGGCCGAGCACCGGGCCCGGCTGGTCGAGCAGGCCACCCGGGGACTGCCGGTGGCCGTGCTGGCCACCGACGGGCGGACGGTGGGCGCGGACCCGAAGCTGCCCGAGGGGCACTTCGACCGGGTCCTGGTCGACGCCCCCTGCACCGGGCTGGGTTCGCTGCGCCGCCGGCCGGAGTCGCGCTGGCGGCGGCAGCCGTCCGACCTGCCGCCGCTGACCCGGTTGCAGCGGGAGCTGCTGACCGCGGCGCTGAAGGCGGTCCGCCCGGGTGGTCTGGTCGCCTACGTCACCTGCTCCCCGCACACGGTGGAGACGCACGTGACGGTGACCGAGGCGGCCCGCCGGTGCGGCCTGCCGGTCGACTTCGTCGACGCCCGTCCGCTGCTGCCGGCCGGCATGCCGGGGCTGGGTGACGGGCCGACGGTGCAGCTCTGGCCGCACCGGCACGGCACGGACGCGATGTTCCTGGCGGTGCTGCGCCGGGGCTGACCCGGCGTCGCTGACCGCCCGCGC
The Micromonospora sp. R77 DNA segment above includes these coding regions:
- a CDS encoding cytochrome P450 translates to MDAADALALLMSPQGRIDPYPTYERLRAHGPVAQAGPVFYAVTGYAEADEILRDPRFGVMDDDLRDQFLPGWRDSPAVLSISRSMLRTNPPDHSRMRRLAAGAFTPRRIAGLRDVAVAQADELIDRMRDRGRAGEPVDFMADFAYPLPVGVICALLGVPAADRPLFRRWASDLTGVLEPEITSEELAVADRGAVELRDYFVELVEARRRAPADDLTTALVQVHDADGERLSGDELLANLVVLLVAGFETTTNLLGNGLVVLLEHPRAAAALRGHPEFAPDYVDELLRYDSPVQLTSRMSTAPTRYGGLDLPAGSWLILMLGAANRDPRRYPEPHRFDPWRPQIHPLSFGAGPHYCLGAGLARLEAQVAFPQLLRRLPGLALAGEPERRVRLTLRGYATLPVTVGEEPPVTDRGTPAGAAPGTP
- the def gene encoding peptide deformylase, which produces MTVQPIRLFGDPVLRTPADPVVDFDVELRTLIADLTDTMHEQGGAGLAAPQLGVGLRVFTFDVDDVVGHLVNPVLEFPDAEEQDGPEGCLSIPGLYFDTKRRQNVIAKGFNGYGDPMQIVGTGLMARCVQHETDHLDGVLFVDRLDPAGRKAAMKAIRQAEWYDPATPPTVKLNPHAAGNPFGLGR